AGCTGGTATTCCTCACTGAAATCGAAGGGGATGGGATTGTCCACATGGTAGCCACGCTTGGCACCAACTCCGTACTCACTGATGATAATGTTCCAGTCAGGATGCGCACAGTGCTCTTCATCCATGACCGGTCCGAAATCTTCCATCGTACCTTCATACCATCCGTAGTAGCGGTTGCGGCCGATGACATCGGTGATGTCCGCGAGCGCTACATCCTTGAAGTGATTATGGGCTTGCACCGTCAGGCGGGTGGGTTCCTCCTGGTGGGCCAAATCATTCAATTCCCGGAGGAGCGCCATTATTACGGGCACCTGCTCCTTGTTGGCGAAGCCCATCGCTGACTCATTGGTGATTCCCCATAGGATAATAGAGGGATGATTGCGGTCGCGCCGGATCATCTCACGGAGCATCTGTTTGGTATTCTCTGCGAAGGCCTCGCCCCCGACGGAATTAACCAGGGGGACCTCTTCCCATACCAGCAGTCCCAGGCGGTCACAGGCATCGAGGACCGCCGGGTCCTGGGGATAGTGGGCCAGGCGGATAAAATTTGCTCCCATATCCTTAATGATTTGGATGTCTTGAATCAGCAATGAATCAGGGACGGCCCAGCCCAATCCTTGGTAATCCTGATGCTTGTTCACACCCCTCAGTTTTAAGGACTTACCATTAAGAGAAAAACCCTCATTCGAATCAAATGAATACCAGCGAAATCCAAAGGGAGTCTCAATCTCATCCACAGGTTGGTCATCTAGAAGGACAGTGGAATACACAGAATACAGAACAGGATTATCAGGGCTCCATAGTTTTGGATGTTGAACGGCAGGAGTCATCTGCTGAAACTGATAGGAAAGTCCTGGTTCAATATCCTTGCTGCTCTTCGCCGTAGCCTCGATCTCCCCATTCGGATTCACCACGTTAGTGATTAAGGTGATCATCTTGTTCGTTTTGGCATCATTCCTCACCTCGGTCTGAATCATGACTTTCGCGGCTGATTGGTCAATTCCCGGTGAAGTGATGAAAACATCCACGATATATGCTCTATCGGTAATCACGAGCCTGACATCCCGGTAGAGTCCGCCATACATGATATAATCCGCTGTGTGTGGTGGAATATCATAATCATAGGAGTTATCCACCCGTACGGCAAGCAGGTTCCCCTTCTTCCCGAATCGTACATGATCTGTGACATCGAATGAAAATCCGGTATACCCCCCGATGTGCTTACCTATATAATGGTTATTTACCCAGACCTCAGCCGTTTGGTTGGCACCTTCAAATTCCAGGAAGACTCTTCTCCCGTTAGCCGCAGGATTAAGCGTAAAGTGTTGCCGGTACCAGCCCGGTCCGCGATAGTAAGCGTGATATTCTTCATAGCCATCGAAGATATTTCGTGTATCCAATACATCTGATGCGTTCCAGCAGTGGGGAATAGAAACAGGTGTCCAATGCTCATCATTCAATCCTTCCCGCCAGCCATCCGCTACGTCCTGCCTGATGAACTTCCAATCCGGATTGAGATTGATCTCACGTCTGGGTATGTCCGCGGCACGAATATACAGGGGCCGAAATTCCTCCGACATATTCAGTACACTCAACAGATGCCCTTCTCCCGCGCCGAGATGATATGTCACTCTTCGCTTTTCTCCCCAGAGAGCCTTGGTTAATAAGAGCTCAGCTTCGATCTCTTTCTCAGAGGCGATAAAGATGACTAGCTCCTTTTCAATGACATTCTCTGTGTAAAAAGCCAGAGTGAATACATTGGACTGAATCAGATCACTCACGTCGCGCTGGAATTCCCTGCGTCGATAGGGAGTGTACACTGCTTCGTCCGTGTAGAGCCACCCATCGTAGAAGAAATAGCTCAGTGTTGACTCACCGTAGGGCAGATCCTTCGCCGCCATCCAGGTCCAACCACTCTTGAGTTGCGGACTGACAACCAATCCTTCATCAGTGGTGAAGACTCCAAATACTTCACCGGGCTCTACCTGACCCCGCTCTAACTCAAGGTTCAAGGCCATGTCAGGAGTGAAATATTTTGCGGATGCAGCGGGCACTCCGTTGGAATCCGTTCTTGAACATCCATTAAAAGCAGCGAGAAGAGTAACCAAGGTAATAAGAACCATGAATCTTATCTTCATCATTAAACCTCGAAATACTTATGAGTTTTTAGTCCATATATGGCACCATGATAATACATATTTAGTCAAAATCCACAAGATTATAGCGCGCTTTCCCGCCCCTTATCTCAACGGCAACACGATTTCCATTGAGAATCACATTTGGTGCATTGGCTATGGCGCGCTCAAAGACAATGATATAGTCACCATTAATTTCCACAAAATCTCCCGCGAATGAAATAACTGGAAGAAGCCCCTGTACTTGCACGAGTTTGATATCGCCAAATTTGAGATACGAACCACTGACCACGTGGTATGCCCTGACAATGCCATCCTCATCAGTACGGATCAATGCCATTTGAGCATCCTTCTCAATATCACCCTGAACGGCTGGTTTCCCTGCCTGATCATGCTCGCAAAAGCAGTCATTTCCGGCTAAGGTGGTGATCTGTAGCTCCACGATCCCCCGTCCATCACCATTCTCAGCCTCGCGGCTGGCAATGCTTATCTCGATCATCTCCATTGTGAACGGACAGATTACCGTGGGCCGGATCACTAAGCGCATCAGTTGCACCGGAAGTTTCGCAGAACTAGGGGGGCTGAGACGGGGGACACCTCATTTTTTAATATTTGAGTGCTAAAGCAATATGAATCGATTGATTCTTTAGCAAGAACTATTATCCCTCACGGGCGGGATGCCCCTTGTTCAGGCCCGATCCTTGCGGCCCAGCCGCCGCCCGGGGCCATCCGGATGGTCAACTTGTCGCTGCGATCCACTGATCTAACCTCCTTTTTATAATCATTCCCGTAGCGGTCGGCGTTTACACCATCTCTAAAGATCTCCATTGCATAACTACCTTCACCAAGGAAAGAGAGGTCGACTTCGAGCTCCCGCGCTGTCCAGTCGGTCATGGCCCCCAAGTACCATTCGATTCCAGACCGCCGGGCGACCAGCACGTAATCCGAGACCCGAGCCTCCAGCACCCGGGTCTCATCCCAGACTGTTGGCACTTTGGCCAAAAACTCGAGGCATTCACTCTCCGCCAGATAATGCGAAGGACTATCGCACAGCATCTGGAGAGGGCTTTCGTACACCACGTACATTGCCAGCTGGTGGCAGCGCGTCCCCTGGCTCATCGGCCGCTCGAAGATCGCCTTGAAATTATTCTTCTGCGCGTTGACCATAGCTCCAGGTGTATAGTCCATGGGACCTGCCAGCATCCGGGTGAAAGGAATGATCAGATCGTGTTCCGGGGTGACATTCTCAGACCACTTGCAGTGCTCGAGCCCCAGCACCCCTTCACGTGTCAGGACATTGGGATAGGCTCTCCTCAGGCCGGTCGGCTTATAGGCGCCGTGAAAATCCAAAAGAAACTGCCGTTTGGCTGCCTCCTGCGCAATCTTGTGATAGTAATTCACCATCCACTGATCGTCTCGTTGCATGAAATCCACTTTAAGGCCTTTGACACCCCATTTTTCAAACTGGTCCAGGGCCTCCTCCAGCTGGTCGTCCAGGGTCTTCCAGATCACCCAGAGGATGATCCCAACATTCTTTT
This genomic window from Candidatus Neomarinimicrobiota bacterium contains:
- a CDS encoding glycoside hydrolase family 2 protein, producing MPAASAKYFTPDMALNLELERGQVEPGEVFGVFTTDEGLVVSPQLKSGWTWMAAKDLPYGESTLSYFFYDGWLYTDEAVYTPYRRREFQRDVSDLIQSNVFTLAFYTENVIEKELVIFIASEKEIEAELLLTKALWGEKRRVTYHLGAGEGHLLSVLNMSEEFRPLYIRAADIPRREINLNPDWKFIRQDVADGWREGLNDEHWTPVSIPHCWNASDVLDTRNIFDGYEEYHAYYRGPGWYRQHFTLNPAANGRRVFLEFEGANQTAEVWVNNHYIGKHIGGYTGFSFDVTDHVRFGKKGNLLAVRVDNSYDYDIPPHTADYIMYGGLYRDVRLVITDRAYIVDVFITSPGIDQSAAKVMIQTEVRNDAKTNKMITLITNVVNPNGEIEATAKSSKDIEPGLSYQFQQMTPAVQHPKLWSPDNPVLYSVYSTVLLDDQPVDEIETPFGFRWYSFDSNEGFSLNGKSLKLRGVNKHQDYQGLGWAVPDSLLIQDIQIIKDMGANFIRLAHYPQDPAVLDACDRLGLLVWEEVPLVNSVGGEAFAENTKQMLREMIRRDRNHPSIILWGITNESAMGFANKEQVPVIMALLRELNDLAHQEEPTRLTVQAHNHFKDVALADITDVIGRNRYYGWYEGTMEDFGPVMDEEHCAHPDWNIIISEYGVGAKRGYHVDNPIPFDFSEEYQLDFHEHYLDAINKRPWIAGGAVWNMFDFGSFVKIGNIPRVNQKGLCDMARRPKDSYYFYQSQWSDEPIVYIVSHTRTHYPGAEGESRQLRVYSNGEAVELFLNGRSLGEKKNQYVFRWDVVFNPGENHLRALARKGNAFVEDELVVSYSEN